Below is a genomic region from Nitrospirota bacterium.
ATCTGATCAGAGCTTCGTATGCCTGCAGTATCCATGATCCTGACCGGCAGGCCATGGATATTCAGATAGTCTTCGATGAGATCACGCGTTGTGCCCGGCAGATCGGTAACAATGGCACGGTCCTTCTGAAGCAGGGCATTCAGCAGAGATGACTTGCCGACATTCGGCCTTCCCACGATCGCGATAGAGAGACCCTCCCTGAAGAACCTCGCCTCATTGAACGTATCTGACAGTTTCAGGATCTCTGCAGTTGTGTCCGACAGTTTTCTTTCGATCTCATTTTTTGACGTTGCCTCGATCTCATCCTCAGGGAAGTCGATATGCGCCTCAACAAAAGCAGTTATCTCTATAAGCTGCTCTCGTATTGCGGAGAGTTTCTCTGTCAGTCCGCCTCTGAGCTGCTCACTGGCTATTCTCATGCTTTCCTCAGTCTTTGCATTAATGATGTCGAGGACTGCCTCTGCCTGGCTGAGATCTATTCTGCCATGCAGGAATGCGCGCTTTGTAAACTCTCCGGGCTCTGCAACCCTGACTCCCTGTCTGAGCGCAAGCTCAAGTATCTGCCTTACTGAGAGCATGCTGCCATGGCAGTTGATCTCAACAACATCCTCCCGGGTATATGAGTTCGGTGCATGCATTACCGCAAGGAGAACCTCATCCACAACGTGTTCGTCATCAGGGTCGACAATATGACCGTAGAGCATTTTATGGGACGGAGCATCTGAAGGCCTCTCATTATTCTTTGAACAGAAGATCCCTTCAGCGATCGCAACAGCATCAGGCCCGCTCAGGCGGACAATGCCGATCCCTCCCTGACCTACAGGGGTTGATATGGCAGCTATGGTGTCATCAGGATAGTTCATAACTTTTGACTCATAAGTATAAAGACTCTCAATTATAAAATCCCTCCTGCCCTCCCTTTGCCAAAGGGAGGATAACTGCCCCTCTTTGGCAAAGAGGGGTAAGGGGAGATTTATTGGGGATTAAATATACGCAATGCACTTATTAGAAACTCCCGGCTTGATAGACATACCTGTATTATATGAAATTAAAGGGAAAAGTCTGAAGGCAATGCGTGATAAGCTAATGTGCTGGTTCGTTTGCGAGGCTTCTATTGACGAAGAACTGCTGGATAATACCAAGCACATTGCCGATAAGCCAGTACAGGACCAGGCCTGAGGCCATATTCAGGAAAACAAAGGTGAAGACGATCGGCATCATCAGCATCATCTTTGCCTGCGTCGGGTCCATGCTTGACGGTGTCATCTTCTGCTGAATGAACATGGTTGCACCCATGAGGATCGGCAGAGGACCTAAGGCAAAGCCTCCGATAAGCGGCAGGACTGCCGGGATATGGCCAAAGAGCGTGTCAGGACCGGAGAGGTCCGTGATCCAGAGCATGAACGGTGCACCTCTCAGTTCTATAGCTCTCAGCAGGACCTGATAAAGGGCAAGGAAGACCGGTATCTGAAGAAGCATCGGCAGACAGCCTCCAAAAGGGCTGACCTTGTGTTTTTTGTAAAGCCCCATCATTTCCGCCTGCTGCTTCTGGGGATCCTTCTTGTATTTCTCCTTGATCTCATTCATCAAAGGCTGGATCTCCTGGAGCTTCTTCATGGACTTCTGGCTTTTTGTCATGAGCGGGACAAAGGGGATCCTTGTGACAATGGTAATAAGAATGATGGCCCAGCCATAGTTGCCCAGGAACTGATAAAAGAACTTGAGTATCCAGAAGAGCGGTCTCGCAATGATCGAGAAGAACCCGAAATCTATGACATGCTCAAGCCCAATGTTAAGCGCCTCAAGCCTGTCATTCTCTTTTGGCCCTGCGTACAGATGGAACTTGTTCGAACCGCTTTTTGCCTTGAATGCCACGACAGGGGAATCCTGCACCAATAATGCCTTTGCCTCCTCAACAGGGGTTGCAGGCACAAGCGCTGCGAAAAAATACTTGTCCTGCTGCGCAATCCATTTGAGGTTATCATGAAACACCTTCGGTTCTTTCAAATCCCCTGCTTTCAGGTCCTTAAGGTCGCTGCCGGTCAGAACGGTCGGCCCGACATGAATTGAGTCATCCTTCTCAACAATGCCGAAATCGCTCCCCAGCGTGATCCAGTATTCAGGAACGCCGGAAACCTCATCCGTAAGTTCAACCAGGTATGACGCATCTGAAAAGGTATAGGTTCTTTTAACCGACCTGCCATCCTTTGCATATTCAAACACAAGACTGCCTGTCTTGTTCTTATTATCCAGCTTCAGGTCTCTGCCAAGGACAGAGAAATTGACGTTTGCAAGATCAAAGGAACTACTGGTTCCGATCCCGACAGCAGGGACAACGCCCGGTTTTTTGAGAAGAAGAACATCCTTGCCTGTCTTGTCCTTATACGGTTTAATGGTCCAGGACTTGATCGTGCCGCCGCGCGAGGTAAATACCGCGGCAAAAAGATCATTCTCCACGGTGATTTCCTTCTCATCCGCAACAACCGTTTCAGCAATGGCTTTCGGGGCTTCAGCCTTTTGGGTCGGATCTTTTTTTGCTGCCTCTGGTGCGGGCTGCTGTTCAGCAGGTTTCTGCACAGGGGCTTTCTGGGACTCGCCCGGAAAAAGGTATTGAGATCCCACGATCACAAGAAATGAAAGCACAACGGCTATAACGGTTCTGTTATCCATAGTTATTTGACCGGATCAAATCCGCCCTCTTGAAAAGGATTACATCTGAGAATCCTGCGTGCGGCAAGGGCCGAGCCTTTCAAGGCGCCATACTTCCTGACCGCATCAATCGCGTAATCAGAACAGGATGGTATGAACCTGCAACTGGAGGGGAAAAGGGGTGATATCATATATTTATAGAGCCTGATGATCGCTATGAATAGTATTCTCATGCTTTAATCCTGCAACGACCCTGCATATGCTCCTGTCAAGGTCAAGAAACTCGGCCTCCGCAGCTGTGCTCCGTGCAACCACAACAATATCACAGCAGAGGGGATTTCCTGTCAGCAACTTTCTGAAGATCTCCCGGAGACGCCGCTTGATTCTGTTTCTCGTAACCGCATTCCCGACCTTTCTGCTCACCACAAAGCCGAGCCTGCTCTGTTCGAGGCCATTAGGATGCACATAGAGAATAAGGTGACGGGAAGGAAATTTACGGCCCTGCTCAAAGACGTGATTGAATTCTCCTCTTCGAGTCAGCGTCTGAAGAAGGCTTCTCTTCAAACAGCCAGTCTTTTCCGTCCTTTTTTCCTTCTCCTCTTGATCACGTTGCGGCCGCCGACCGTGCTCATTCTTACGAGAAAGCCGTGCGTCCTCTTCTGTTTCTTGTTGTGTGGATGAAATGTTGTATATGTTCCCATAGTTTTTTCCTGAGCGAGAATTATAACCATAGGTTTTTAAGAATGTCAAGAGGCAAGGCCGGGATAAAGC
It encodes:
- the mnmE gene encoding tRNA uridine-5-carboxymethylaminomethyl(34) synthesis GTPase MnmE, coding for MNYPDDTIAAISTPVGQGGIGIVRLSGPDAVAIAEGIFCSKNNERPSDAPSHKMLYGHIVDPDDEHVVDEVLLAVMHAPNSYTREDVVEINCHGSMLSVRQILELALRQGVRVAEPGEFTKRAFLHGRIDLSQAEAVLDIINAKTEESMRIASEQLRGGLTEKLSAIREQLIEITAFVEAHIDFPEDEIEATSKNEIERKLSDTTAEILKLSDTFNEARFFREGLSIAIVGRPNVGKSSLLNALLQKDRAIVTDLPGTTRDLIEDYLNIHGLPVRIMDTAGIRSSDQIVEQEGIRRSMQAIEHADFIVALFDGSEPFGQEDHDLLALIRDKNALMVISKADLPQKISFENSAAEGKGSLCISAVTGEGIERLKSVIFESNLRGWQEEREGVVITNIRHKAALDGAAESLNRAGVLLSGDDPLELFSIEMRGSLDRIGEITGTITTDEILMKIFNSFCIGK
- the yidC gene encoding membrane protein insertase YidC produces the protein MDNRTVIAVVLSFLVIVGSQYLFPGESQKAPVQKPAEQQPAPEAAKKDPTQKAEAPKAIAETVVADEKEITVENDLFAAVFTSRGGTIKSWTIKPYKDKTGKDVLLLKKPGVVPAVGIGTSSSFDLANVNFSVLGRDLKLDNKNKTGSLVFEYAKDGRSVKRTYTFSDASYLVELTDEVSGVPEYWITLGSDFGIVEKDDSIHVGPTVLTGSDLKDLKAGDLKEPKVFHDNLKWIAQQDKYFFAALVPATPVEEAKALLVQDSPVVAFKAKSGSNKFHLYAGPKENDRLEALNIGLEHVIDFGFFSIIARPLFWILKFFYQFLGNYGWAIILITIVTRIPFVPLMTKSQKSMKKLQEIQPLMNEIKEKYKKDPQKQQAEMMGLYKKHKVSPFGGCLPMLLQIPVFLALYQVLLRAIELRGAPFMLWITDLSGPDTLFGHIPAVLPLIGGFALGPLPILMGATMFIQQKMTPSSMDPTQAKMMLMMPIVFTFVFLNMASGLVLYWLIGNVLGIIQQFFVNRSLANEPAH
- the yidD gene encoding membrane protein insertion efficiency factor YidD; protein product: MRILFIAIIRLYKYMISPLFPSSCRFIPSCSDYAIDAVRKYGALKGSALAARRILRCNPFQEGGFDPVK
- the rnpA gene encoding ribonuclease P protein component — its product is MTRRGEFNHVFEQGRKFPSRHLILYVHPNGLEQSRLGFVVSRKVGNAVTRNRIKRRLREIFRKLLTGNPLCCDIVVVARSTAAEAEFLDLDRSICRVVAGLKHENTIHSDHQAL
- the rpmH gene encoding 50S ribosomal protein L34, encoding MGTYTTFHPHNKKQKRTHGFLVRMSTVGGRNVIKRRRKKGRKRLAV